In one window of Coralliovum pocilloporae DNA:
- the rtcR gene encoding RNA repair transcriptional activator RtcR produces the protein MRQNVVIGFLGTQLDAGKKVRWRPSMALTMHETFPVDRLELLHDNKFRRLAHRVKEDIQEASPDTEVMLRRLDLKNPWDFEEVYGALFDFARTYGFDEDREEYHVHLTTGTHVAQICWFLLTESRHIPARLLQTSPPPNRDGLKGSFTIVDLDLSKYNALQQRFDLVSADHTALLKAGIKTRNADFNAIIDQIEQISVASDAPLLLLGATGTGKTELAARIYDLKRQQRRVRGRFVHVNCSTLRGERALSTLFGHKKGAFGASGSDRKGLLREADNGLLFLDEIDQLGLDEQAMILDAIESGTFFPLGSDHEVRSQFHVIAGANRDLAKLVADGRFRADLFARLNFWTFRLPALKDRREDIEPNIEFELARAERTLGNQTGFNADASQRYLRFALDPATVWPGNFRDLSASIQRLCTLAPRGRITLNMVNQEVERLEGQWAAATSDPDMLLIQQFIGPDVRSIDPFDRVQLAEVIRVCQASKSLSAAGRTLFSASLATRTTRNDADRLRKYLDKFGLSWAQITH, from the coding sequence ATGAGACAGAATGTAGTTATTGGCTTCCTCGGCACTCAGCTCGACGCAGGCAAGAAAGTTCGATGGCGGCCATCCATGGCCCTCACAATGCATGAGACGTTCCCGGTTGATCGCCTTGAGCTCCTCCATGACAACAAGTTCAGAAGACTGGCTCATCGGGTCAAAGAGGACATTCAGGAGGCCTCACCCGACACCGAGGTCATGCTGCGCCGCCTCGATCTGAAGAACCCGTGGGACTTCGAAGAAGTCTATGGTGCCCTGTTCGACTTCGCCCGGACCTACGGCTTTGATGAAGATCGGGAAGAATATCACGTTCACCTGACAACCGGCACGCATGTGGCGCAGATCTGCTGGTTTCTGCTGACGGAATCCCGTCATATTCCAGCCCGTCTGTTGCAGACATCACCACCTCCGAACAGGGATGGTTTGAAAGGGTCATTCACGATTGTTGATCTGGATCTGTCGAAATACAATGCTCTACAGCAGCGTTTCGATCTTGTCAGTGCAGATCACACGGCTCTTCTGAAGGCAGGGATCAAGACGCGAAATGCGGATTTCAATGCGATAATAGATCAGATCGAACAGATATCTGTTGCTTCCGATGCGCCTCTCCTTCTCTTGGGCGCAACCGGAACCGGCAAGACTGAACTCGCGGCGCGCATCTATGATCTGAAACGTCAGCAACGCAGGGTGAGAGGACGGTTTGTTCATGTCAATTGCTCAACACTGCGCGGTGAGCGCGCGCTTTCAACCTTGTTCGGTCACAAGAAAGGTGCCTTTGGTGCAAGCGGATCTGACCGGAAAGGTCTGTTGCGCGAAGCTGATAATGGCCTTCTGTTCCTGGACGAGATAGATCAGCTTGGCCTTGACGAGCAGGCCATGATTCTTGACGCGATTGAAAGTGGGACGTTCTTCCCTCTCGGATCGGATCATGAAGTCAGAAGCCAGTTTCATGTCATTGCAGGCGCCAATCGGGATCTTGCAAAGCTGGTGGCGGACGGCAGGTTCAGAGCGGATCTGTTTGCCCGTCTGAATTTCTGGACATTTAGATTGCCTGCCCTGAAGGACCGCAGGGAAGATATTGAACCTAATATTGAATTCGAGCTGGCACGCGCAGAAAGGACTCTGGGCAACCAAACAGGATTTAATGCCGATGCCTCACAACGCTATCTGCGCTTTGCTCTCGACCCGGCGACGGTATGGCCTGGAAACTTTCGTGATTTGAGCGCATCAATCCAACGCTTGTGTACTCTGGCACCAAGAGGACGTATTACGCTCAATATGGTCAATCAGGAAGTGGAGCGCCTTGAGGGTCAGTGGGCAGCCGCAACATCAGATCCGGACATGCTGCTGATTCAACAGTTTATCGGGCCTGATGTCAGATCCATCGATCCTTTCGACCGTGTTCAACTGGCAGAAGTTATCCGTGTCTGCCAGGCCAGCAAGTCTCTCAGCGCCGCAGGAAGAACTCTATTCTCTGCGTCTCTTGCTACTCGAACAACACGCAATGACGCTGACCGCCTGCGGAAATATCTCGACAAGTTTGGCCTGAGCTGGGCTCAGATCACCCATTGA
- a CDS encoding LysR family transcriptional regulator, producing MSTFRKTLPPLDSLIFFQHVAKHGSFSKAAKDLFVTQAAASKRVQRLEDWLGTQLFDRNGRRITLNSAGKTLAADVELALEFLERSVAKVKTPEEPVIRIAAVSSISMFWLYDRIKQFSLSEHACHVNISSSDDMSKLTDEENDLAIVYSNGTPSGWVGNQVLSGDLAPAAPPGIAQEAIEAGAFTQNWDLERSPPLLEYTNLTPDWINWAIWLKRMKLPSIEELKHIQCASYGQSVGRSLTGHGILLANLELQKPELASGRLVRIGDLQLTPRKSYYLCYKNNGMLSPAARTLFDFLVTGS from the coding sequence ATGAGTACTTTTCGCAAGACGTTACCGCCACTGGACTCTCTAATCTTCTTTCAGCACGTGGCAAAACATGGCTCTTTCTCAAAGGCGGCCAAGGATTTATTCGTCACCCAGGCCGCTGCCAGCAAGCGTGTCCAGAGGCTTGAAGACTGGCTTGGAACTCAGCTGTTTGACCGCAATGGCCGCCGGATAACCCTGAATTCAGCAGGCAAGACTCTCGCAGCCGATGTAGAGCTGGCACTGGAGTTTCTTGAACGGTCGGTCGCCAAGGTCAAAACACCGGAAGAACCGGTCATCCGCATTGCGGCGGTCAGCTCTATTTCGATGTTCTGGCTCTATGACCGGATCAAGCAATTCTCACTCAGTGAACATGCCTGCCATGTGAACATTTCCTCCTCTGACGATATGTCAAAGCTGACAGACGAGGAGAATGATCTGGCAATAGTCTACAGCAATGGTACCCCGTCGGGCTGGGTTGGCAATCAGGTGCTTTCGGGCGATCTCGCTCCTGCAGCCCCGCCCGGGATTGCTCAAGAGGCCATAGAAGCAGGTGCTTTTACACAGAACTGGGACCTTGAACGAAGCCCGCCTCTGCTGGAATACACCAATCTGACCCCGGACTGGATTAACTGGGCCATATGGCTGAAGCGGATGAAGCTTCCCTCGATAGAAGAGCTCAAGCACATCCAGTGCGCCAGCTACGGCCAGTCTGTAGGCCGCAGTCTGACGGGGCATGGCATTCTTCTCGCCAATCTGGAACTTCAGAAACCGGAACTGGCCAGCGGGCGTCTGGTCAGAATTGGAGACCTTCAGCTGACGCCCCGAAAATCATACTATCTGTGTTACAAGAATAACGGGATGCTATCGCCAGCGGCCCGGACCCTGTTTGACTTCCTTGTCACAGGCTCCTGA
- a CDS encoding ureidoglycolate lyase, producing the protein MTQQAPNYMFDAAEKPSLELFRVPLVKATDESVREYGYLVDDPDNFEIEIVRWPAQGWRPVDDGTGDEAGWVEGTFHGEWKGDILYGVNEAVNGNYVLGWSTDPQKASDKEQTVPRDQVLLWHMNYHPDGGQMFYPLDNKPFVVPVALPGDDLTPDKVIAFWCDGSRGLYIHPNIWHEGIFPVHDRQRFQDRQGRVHARVSCDIGREFGVYLSVPLAESCD; encoded by the coding sequence ATGACCCAGCAAGCGCCCAATTATATGTTTGATGCTGCCGAAAAGCCGTCTCTGGAGCTGTTTCGTGTGCCGCTTGTCAAGGCGACAGATGAAAGTGTCAGGGAGTATGGCTACCTGGTGGATGATCCCGATAACTTCGAGATTGAGATTGTCCGTTGGCCTGCGCAGGGCTGGCGTCCGGTGGATGACGGTACGGGAGATGAGGCCGGTTGGGTCGAGGGCACATTCCACGGCGAGTGGAAAGGCGATATCCTTTACGGCGTCAACGAAGCCGTCAACGGCAACTACGTTCTGGGCTGGTCCACTGATCCGCAGAAGGCGTCAGACAAGGAGCAGACCGTACCGCGCGATCAGGTGCTGCTCTGGCATATGAACTATCACCCTGACGGCGGGCAGATGTTCTACCCGCTCGACAACAAGCCTTTTGTGGTGCCGGTGGCGCTGCCGGGTGATGATCTGACGCCGGACAAGGTGATTGCCTTCTGGTGCGATGGCTCACGCGGCCTCTATATCCATCCCAATATCTGGCATGAAGGCATCTTCCCGGTCCACGACCGCCAGCGCTTCCAGGACAGGCAGGGCCGTGTCCATGCCCGTGTTAGCTGTGATATCGGCAGGGAATTCGGCGTCTATCTGTCTGTGCCACTGGCTGAAAGCTGCGATTGA
- a CDS encoding flavin reductase family protein: protein MDRDQFIDVMRRVATPVSIVCTQTADGPHGATVSAICSVSADPPSVLVCLNNTSHISKMVAESGRFSVNVISEEQTLLANAFAGREAEKEHRRFDNGHWLDSPMGLPVLTNASAVLLCETTSSVVQGSHTIFIGHVQEAFTSDSIPVTYFNGAFRRMNPDGQAA, encoded by the coding sequence ATGGATCGCGACCAGTTCATAGATGTGATGCGCCGTGTGGCAACACCGGTTTCCATCGTCTGTACACAGACCGCAGACGGGCCTCACGGAGCGACCGTCAGCGCCATCTGTTCGGTTTCCGCCGATCCGCCCTCAGTCCTGGTCTGCCTCAACAATACAAGCCATATCAGCAAGATGGTGGCTGAAAGCGGTCGGTTTTCTGTCAATGTCATTTCTGAGGAACAGACCCTGCTGGCCAACGCCTTTGCAGGCCGGGAAGCGGAAAAGGAACATCGCCGGTTCGATAACGGGCACTGGCTCGACAGCCCCATGGGCCTTCCTGTCCTGACCAATGCATCCGCTGTTCTGCTCTGTGAAACCACATCCAGCGTTGTTCAGGGCTCGCACACCATTTTCATTGGTCATGTGCAGGAAGCCTTTACCTCTGACAGCATTCCTGTGACCTATTTCAACGGCGCATTCAGACGGATGAACCCGGACGGTCAGGCTGCTTAA
- a CDS encoding lysozyme inhibitor LprI family protein, producing the protein MTVRYICCSLVGLIAVSGFWMAVLPGDGANANPSFSCDGRLTRTEAAICDHQRLGALDRRMVGIYRLREARTEGRRKRQLQTDQKIWRRWRDTCGRAVGCLQRRYEQRIIDLAGIRNPDPGSARSAEEPVSRRLVKGRLQMAYPDGRIEWESADGSTSGSSSSDGQQTVVQKAQVVDAGFPQLPDAYADWGDGLEDELLGVIDTLLPPQDHQPYRDLHQNRIYSDRVLNHIRAIRFLVSP; encoded by the coding sequence ATGACTGTCCGCTACATATGCTGCAGTCTTGTCGGGCTGATTGCGGTATCCGGTTTCTGGATGGCCGTACTGCCCGGCGACGGCGCTAACGCCAATCCCAGTTTTTCCTGTGATGGACGCCTGACGCGAACAGAAGCTGCGATCTGTGATCATCAGCGTCTGGGTGCTTTGGACCGCAGGATGGTCGGCATTTATCGCCTGCGTGAGGCGCGGACCGAGGGGCGGCGAAAGCGACAGCTCCAGACAGATCAGAAGATCTGGCGTCGCTGGAGGGATACATGTGGCCGGGCAGTCGGCTGTCTTCAGCGTCGCTATGAACAGCGTATCATTGATCTTGCGGGCATCCGCAATCCGGACCCGGGCAGTGCGCGCAGCGCAGAGGAACCGGTCTCCCGCCGCCTCGTCAAAGGCCGCCTGCAGATGGCCTATCCGGATGGGCGGATCGAATGGGAAAGTGCTGATGGCAGCACCAGCGGCAGTTCCAGTAGCGACGGACAGCAGACCGTTGTGCAGAAGGCCCAGGTGGTGGATGCCGGTTTCCCGCAATTGCCCGATGCCTATGCCGACTGGGGCGATGGTCTGGAAGATGAGTTGCTGGGTGTTATCGACACGCTGCTGCCGCCTCAGGATCACCAGCCCTATCGTGACCTGCATCAGAACCGGATCTATTCAGACAGGGTCCTCAATCATATTCGGGCCATCCGCTTTCTGGTGTCGCCATAA
- a CDS encoding bifunctional 5,10-methylenetetrahydrofolate dehydrogenase/5,10-methenyltetrahydrofolate cyclohydrolase: protein MEFPSVDTRLLDGRALQTKILNEVRAFVEETASAKPIGKLVSISIGDVPEVAIYIRNQARAAEKAGIPFQELFWPADITQDEAKARIVELNDDPTVTGVILQRPTPEHINVRALQSAIHPLKDVEGMNPASIGNIVYNDVALAPCTAAASVELIKATGLNLKGLEVVMIGHSEIVGKPAAFLLMAEGATVTVCHHMTRSVASHSRRADVVIVAVGKPHFLGADMVKPGAAVIDIGINQITDPDGTIRIVGDVDTDAVLQVASWVTPVPGGVGPVTVGILMRNAIVAHQRQIAAEWV from the coding sequence TTGGAGTTTCCATCCGTGGATACGAGACTACTGGACGGTCGTGCCCTGCAGACCAAGATACTGAATGAAGTCCGCGCCTTTGTTGAAGAGACGGCCTCAGCAAAACCTATCGGCAAGCTGGTCTCCATTTCCATCGGCGATGTGCCGGAAGTGGCTATCTACATCCGCAACCAGGCACGTGCGGCGGAAAAGGCCGGTATCCCGTTTCAGGAACTGTTCTGGCCTGCCGATATTACCCAGGATGAAGCAAAAGCACGGATTGTCGAGCTGAATGACGACCCCACCGTCACCGGTGTCATTCTGCAGCGCCCCACACCGGAGCATATCAACGTCCGTGCACTGCAATCAGCCATTCATCCCCTGAAAGACGTGGAAGGGATGAACCCGGCCTCCATCGGTAACATTGTCTATAACGATGTTGCCCTTGCCCCGTGTACAGCAGCAGCCTCAGTTGAACTGATCAAGGCAACCGGGCTTAATCTCAAGGGCCTTGAAGTGGTGATGATCGGCCACTCCGAGATCGTTGGCAAGCCTGCGGCCTTCCTGCTGATGGCAGAGGGTGCAACCGTAACCGTCTGTCATCACATGACCCGTTCGGTTGCATCTCATTCCCGCCGGGCCGATGTGGTGATCGTAGCCGTGGGCAAGCCGCATTTCCTTGGTGCCGATATGGTGAAACCGGGTGCTGCAGTGATTGATATCGGCATCAACCAGATCACCGATCCGGATGGCACCATCAGGATTGTGGGCGATGTGGATACGGATGCTGTCCTGCAGGTGGCGAGCTGGGTTACGCCGGTTCCCGGTGGCGTTGGCCCCGTTACGGTTGGCATTCTGATGCGAAATGCCATTGTCGCCCATCAGCGCCAGATCGCGGCTGAATGGGTCTGA
- a CDS encoding RtcB family protein — protein MTKIELTSDILKSWGHVPGKAFGAALRDGLKAAENGADLNQIQALLEPYKPAPVIPIREAGALKFYSNIDAESYDEKQNVEAVHATMTAVMQTPTVEAGAIMPDACPAGPVGTIPVGGVIAARNAIHPGMHSADICCSVMMTDLGDAEPSKVLDAANRITHFGPGGRPNGKRFTMSLKLLDQFRENRFLNNPKVLRAAQEHMGTQGDGNHFLFVGRSRATGSTVMVTHHGSRGPGAHLYKLGMITAEKYRKKLSPKTLKQNAWIPADSEDGQAYWEALQLIRKWTKANHNAIHTATREEADVKVMYGFWNEHNFVFERDGLYYHGKGATPAWDDFASDSSGLTLIPLNMAEPVLVVRGKDAEHALGFSPHGAGRNFSRSEHKRRMGNMTPEQMLQAETKGLDIRFFEGKIDPSELPSSYKNADALVAQIKKYDLAEIVDYIDPYGCIMAGDIRPPWLDRKEKRRR, from the coding sequence ATGACAAAGATTGAACTGACAAGTGATATTCTGAAATCCTGGGGGCATGTCCCGGGCAAGGCTTTTGGCGCAGCTCTTAGAGATGGCCTCAAGGCTGCTGAGAATGGTGCTGATCTCAATCAGATTCAAGCTCTTCTGGAGCCATATAAGCCAGCTCCGGTAATCCCGATCCGGGAGGCTGGCGCTCTGAAATTTTACAGTAATATTGATGCGGAAAGCTACGACGAGAAGCAGAATGTGGAGGCTGTTCACGCTACGATGACAGCCGTGATGCAGACGCCGACTGTAGAGGCTGGGGCAATCATGCCGGATGCCTGCCCGGCTGGTCCGGTTGGCACCATCCCGGTTGGTGGTGTTATTGCCGCGCGTAATGCCATCCATCCGGGAATGCATAGCGCCGATATCTGCTGTTCTGTTATGATGACAGATCTCGGGGATGCGGAACCGTCGAAGGTTCTGGATGCAGCGAACAGGATCACGCATTTCGGACCCGGAGGGCGACCCAACGGCAAGCGTTTTACGATGTCGCTCAAGCTTCTGGACCAGTTTCGTGAGAACAGGTTCCTGAACAATCCGAAAGTGCTGCGTGCGGCGCAGGAGCATATGGGAACTCAGGGAGATGGAAACCATTTCCTGTTTGTCGGTCGATCCCGAGCCACCGGTAGTACCGTAATGGTCACTCATCACGGATCTCGTGGCCCCGGTGCGCATCTCTACAAGCTGGGCATGATCACGGCAGAAAAGTATCGGAAGAAACTTTCGCCAAAGACCTTGAAGCAGAATGCCTGGATTCCCGCAGATTCAGAAGACGGGCAGGCTTACTGGGAAGCTCTGCAGCTGATCCGAAAATGGACGAAAGCCAATCACAATGCCATTCATACGGCGACCCGTGAGGAAGCGGATGTCAAGGTCATGTATGGCTTCTGGAATGAGCATAACTTCGTCTTTGAGCGGGATGGTCTCTATTATCACGGTAAGGGGGCAACTCCGGCCTGGGATGACTTTGCATCGGATTCTTCCGGCCTGACACTTATCCCGCTGAACATGGCTGAGCCGGTTCTGGTTGTCCGCGGTAAGGATGCCGAGCACGCACTTGGGTTCAGCCCACACGGGGCGGGGCGTAACTTCTCGCGAAGTGAGCATAAGCGTCGCATGGGCAATATGACTCCGGAACAGATGCTGCAGGCGGAAACAAAGGGGTTGGATATCCGGTTCTTCGAAGGCAAGATTGATCCGTCGGAGCTGCCGTCGAGCTACAAGAATGCGGATGCGCTGGTCGCCCAGATCAAGAAGTACGATCTGGCCGAAATCGTCGACTACATCGATCCTTACGGATGTATCATGGCAGGCGATATTCGCCCGCCCTGGCTCGACCGGAAGGAGAAGCGCCGTCGATAA
- a CDS encoding pyridoxamine 5'-phosphate oxidase family protein: MQAITSIAELEALYGTPAEASLIKVARQMTPSYRKWVMQSRFCILTTVGPEGTDGSPRGDDRPVVEELDEKTLAMPDWRGNNRIDSLRNIVRDGRVSLMFMVPGSNNTVRLNGKASLTADPDMLARFDRNGKQPRTVILIAIEEIYSQCARALIRSKLWTNGDESADLPSVGDMLREMTSGAFDGERYDADWPGKAAKTMW; encoded by the coding sequence ATGCAGGCAATTACCTCAATCGCAGAGCTTGAGGCTCTCTATGGCACACCGGCAGAGGCGTCCCTGATAAAAGTCGCCCGCCAGATGACACCGTCATATCGGAAGTGGGTCATGCAGAGCCGCTTCTGTATCCTGACCACCGTGGGACCGGAGGGGACGGACGGTTCGCCGCGCGGAGATGATCGCCCCGTTGTGGAAGAGCTGGATGAGAAAACCCTGGCCATGCCTGACTGGCGTGGCAACAACCGCATCGACAGCCTGCGCAATATTGTCCGCGACGGGCGCGTCTCGCTGATGTTCATGGTGCCCGGTTCAAACAACACGGTTCGCCTGAACGGAAAGGCGAGCCTGACAGCTGACCCGGATATGCTGGCCCGCTTCGATCGGAATGGAAAACAACCGCGTACGGTCATTCTGATTGCCATTGAGGAGATCTATTCCCAATGCGCCCGGGCTCTTATCCGCTCAAAACTCTGGACAAATGGTGATGAAAGTGCCGATCTGCCCAGCGTCGGCGATATGCTGCGGGAAATGACATCCGGCGCCTTTGACGGCGAGCGTTATGATGCGGACTGGCCTGGCAAGGCGGCAAAAACAATGTGGTAG
- a CDS encoding sterol desaturase family protein, producing MTVQNDPLKAGSSREWNWHPDLPVAVTPAFSWPPRPVETVRWFVNNWLPVTEYVLYTLMAFATWAWLTPDLSEMSSLGFGWVLSLWLRNLLLMTLFAQGLHVWLYGWKQQGDDYKYDRRGLARNHRIFLFNDQYWDNVFYALVSGVTIWTAFDALIWMAYANGWAPMITFDSNPIWFVALFLLMPLIQSFHFYWLHRALHIPFFYKHVHSVHHRSVSIAPWSGFSMHPVEHVGYMGLLLMFLVVPAHPVHFVFMGYWLALATATSHAGFENLVLGEKAKLKIGSFHHQLHHRYFECNYGNPEMSWDNWFGSYHDGSPEATIETRKRKDRMYSKS from the coding sequence ATGACCGTTCAGAATGACCCCTTAAAGGCAGGCAGCAGCCGGGAATGGAACTGGCACCCGGATCTGCCGGTTGCCGTAACGCCTGCATTTTCCTGGCCGCCACGCCCCGTTGAAACGGTCAGATGGTTTGTGAACAACTGGCTGCCTGTGACAGAATATGTGTTGTATACCCTGATGGCTTTTGCCACCTGGGCCTGGCTGACACCTGACCTTTCCGAGATGTCCAGTCTGGGTTTTGGCTGGGTGCTTTCTCTCTGGCTCCGTAATCTGCTTTTGATGACGCTCTTTGCACAGGGGCTGCATGTCTGGCTGTACGGATGGAAGCAACAGGGGGATGACTACAAATATGATCGCCGGGGACTGGCGCGTAATCATCGGATTTTCCTGTTCAATGACCAGTATTGGGACAATGTCTTTTATGCACTTGTCTCAGGCGTGACGATCTGGACAGCTTTTGATGCTCTGATCTGGATGGCCTATGCCAATGGTTGGGCCCCGATGATCACATTTGACAGCAATCCGATCTGGTTTGTGGCGCTGTTCCTGCTGATGCCGCTTATCCAGTCCTTTCATTTCTACTGGCTGCATCGGGCGCTTCATATTCCATTTTTCTATAAGCACGTGCATTCCGTTCATCATCGGAGTGTGTCCATCGCGCCCTGGTCCGGGTTCTCCATGCATCCGGTAGAACATGTGGGATATATGGGCCTGCTATTGATGTTTCTCGTCGTGCCGGCCCATCCCGTTCACTTTGTGTTTATGGGCTACTGGCTGGCATTGGCCACAGCCACATCCCATGCCGGATTTGAAAATTTGGTGCTGGGTGAAAAGGCCAAGCTCAAGATCGGTTCGTTTCACCATCAGCTCCATCATCGCTATTTTGAATGTAATTATGGAAATCCGGAAATGTCGTGGGACAACTGGTTCGGCTCCTATCACGACGGCAGTCCGGAAGCGACCATTGAAACCCGCAAACGCAAGGACAGGATGTATTCAAAGTCCTGA